The proteins below come from a single Chryseobacterium bernardetii genomic window:
- a CDS encoding YceI family protein: protein MKKLFLSFVLAFLSIFSFAQNNWDIDQMHSSVNFTIEHMGISFVQGRFDKFGGDLTTKGNSLDNAKFDINIDVDGINTGVEMRDKHLKSKDFFAGNEYPSIKFTGTSASKEKDGSYIFNGKLTIKDVTKEVSIPVILGGITKNKDGKEVMGLRAKFMINRFEYNLNYDPTAAGIAKWVEINTYFELVKK, encoded by the coding sequence ATGAAAAAACTATTTTTATCCTTCGTATTGGCTTTTTTAAGCATTTTTTCTTTTGCACAGAACAATTGGGATATAGACCAAATGCATTCTTCAGTAAATTTTACTATTGAACATATGGGGATCAGCTTCGTTCAGGGAAGATTTGATAAATTCGGAGGAGATCTCACCACAAAAGGCAACAGCCTTGATAATGCCAAATTTGATATAAATATTGATGTTGATGGTATTAATACTGGCGTTGAGATGAGAGATAAACATCTTAAGAGTAAGGATTTTTTTGCTGGAAATGAGTACCCAAGCATTAAATTTACAGGGACTTCTGCTTCAAAAGAAAAAGACGGATCATATATATTCAACGGGAAACTTACCATTAAAGATGTTACAAAAGAGGTTAGTATACCTGTAATATTAGGAGGAATTACAAAAAATAAGGATGGTAAAGAGGTTATGGGGCTTAGGGCAAAATTCATGATCAACCGTTTTGAGTATAATTTGAATTATGATCCAACAGCGGCAGGTATTGCTAAATGGGTTGAGATTAATACTTATTTTGAACTGGTTAAAAAATAA
- the radA gene encoding DNA repair protein RadA, with amino-acid sequence MAKLKTAYFCQNCGTQYSQWMGQCKNCGQWNTLVEEVVEKPNSKAVPFSKTKQHVINIIEVETSEEPRIKTPSEELNRVLGGGIVLGSVTLIGGEPGIGKSTLLLQLALKMKKKIFYVSGEESASQIKMRADRLTDVQNPNCFLFTETSLEKILHEAKKLEPDFMIIDSIQTLQSQLIESSPGTVSQIRECSNEIIKYAKENSIPVFLVGHITKDGQIAGPKVLEHMVDVVLNFDGDRNHLFRLLRANKNRFGSTSEIGIYEMISQGLKEIKNPSEILITKKFEELSGNSVAVTLEGNRPMLLEIQALVSTAVYGTPQRSSTGFDSKRLNMLLAVLEKRAGFQLGAKDVFLNITGGIKTDDPALDLAVIASVLSSNEDIAISEHYCFAGEIGLSGEIRPVAQIEQRITEAEKLGYEKIFVSNLNKIPKRKFGIKIEEVSKIEDFHERLF; translated from the coding sequence ATGGCAAAACTGAAAACGGCATATTTCTGTCAAAACTGCGGAACCCAATACTCCCAATGGATGGGACAATGTAAAAACTGTGGGCAATGGAATACCCTGGTGGAAGAAGTGGTGGAAAAACCCAATAGTAAAGCGGTACCTTTCTCAAAAACCAAACAACATGTCATCAATATCATTGAGGTGGAGACGAGTGAAGAACCAAGGATAAAAACACCTTCTGAAGAGCTGAACCGTGTTCTTGGTGGTGGAATTGTTTTAGGTTCTGTTACCCTGATTGGTGGTGAGCCCGGAATAGGAAAATCTACCCTTCTGCTTCAGCTTGCCTTAAAAATGAAGAAAAAAATATTTTATGTTTCAGGGGAAGAAAGTGCTTCTCAGATCAAAATGAGGGCAGACAGATTAACGGATGTTCAAAATCCGAACTGTTTCCTCTTTACGGAAACTTCATTAGAAAAAATTCTTCACGAAGCCAAAAAACTGGAACCGGATTTCATGATTATCGATTCTATCCAGACCCTTCAATCCCAATTAATAGAAAGTTCTCCCGGAACTGTTTCGCAAATCAGGGAATGCTCCAACGAGATCATTAAATATGCCAAGGAAAACAGTATCCCTGTGTTTTTAGTAGGTCACATCACCAAAGACGGGCAGATTGCCGGCCCAAAAGTATTGGAACACATGGTAGATGTAGTTTTAAACTTTGACGGAGACAGAAACCACCTTTTCAGATTATTGAGAGCGAACAAAAACCGTTTTGGATCTACTTCAGAAATTGGAATTTATGAAATGATTTCACAAGGATTAAAGGAGATCAAAAATCCTTCAGAAATTCTTATCACTAAAAAATTTGAAGAACTTTCCGGAAATTCTGTAGCGGTAACACTGGAGGGAAACAGACCAATGCTTCTGGAAATCCAGGCATTGGTAAGCACAGCCGTTTATGGTACTCCACAAAGAAGCTCTACCGGTTTTGATTCCAAAAGACTGAATATGCTTCTTGCTGTTCTTGAAAAAAGAGCAGGTTTCCAGTTAGGAGCTAAAGACGTTTTCCTTAATATTACAGGAGGCATAAAAACAGACGACCCGGCTTTGGATTTAGCCGTGATTGCCTCTGTTCTGTCTTCTAATGAGGATATAGCCATTTCTGAACATTACTGTTTTGCAGGAGAGATTGGTTTAAGTGGAGAAATTCGTCCGGTTGCCCAAATTGAACAGAGAATCACTGAAGCTGAAAAGCTGGGTTATGAAAAGATATTTGTTTCCAACCTCAATAAAATTCCGAAAAGAAAGTTCGGAATCAAGATTGAAGAAGTTAGTAAAATTGAAGATTTCCACGAAAGACTTTTTTAA
- a CDS encoding class I SAM-dependent DNA methyltransferase produces the protein MMKTSILEYYSSLAESYDENRFGNSYGKYVDQQERAFLSSFFQNKKYKKVMDLGCGTGRLLDFATHGTDFSENMLNVARQKHPEKILTVGEISGIPFHEEFDCIFCFHVIMHQNHLETKAFLNECYRKLGKNGILIFDYPVKSRKRSVSPQEDWHAGNSFSASDIAALSKEQWKVKNTTGVLFFPIHRLTKAIRRFFLPLDIFLCRTFLKNWASYHITVLEKI, from the coding sequence ATGATGAAAACAAGTATTCTGGAATATTACAGCAGCCTTGCTGAATCTTACGATGAGAACCGTTTCGGAAATTCTTACGGGAAATATGTTGACCAGCAGGAAAGGGCTTTTTTATCTTCTTTTTTCCAAAATAAAAAGTATAAAAAAGTAATGGATCTGGGTTGCGGAACGGGCCGGCTACTGGATTTTGCGACTCATGGAACAGATTTCAGTGAAAATATGCTGAATGTGGCCCGCCAAAAACATCCTGAAAAAATCCTGACTGTAGGTGAGATTTCCGGAATACCTTTTCATGAAGAATTTGATTGTATTTTCTGTTTCCACGTTATCATGCATCAGAACCATTTGGAAACAAAAGCATTTTTAAATGAATGCTACCGGAAATTAGGCAAAAATGGAATTCTGATCTTCGATTATCCTGTTAAAAGCAGAAAAAGATCGGTTTCTCCACAGGAAGACTGGCATGCAGGCAACAGCTTTTCAGCATCTGATATCGCAGCGCTTTCGAAGGAACAGTGGAAAGTTAAAAATACAACCGGAGTACTCTTTTTTCCAATTCACAGGTTAACGAAGGCCATAAGAAGATTCTTTCTTCCTTTAGATATTTTTCTTTGTCGCACCTTTTTAAAGAATTGGGCTTCCTATCATATTACTGTTTTAGAAAAGATATGA
- a CDS encoding VanW family protein — MKQQLKKWIPYSWKLQIKLVQQYFNEQRSNYAYPREYRSENVGKYSIKLRQTIKNGSFHHNKIHNLKVVGSKINHLVIHSGEVFSFWKMIGRPSAKNNFKEGRNLINNTISSDFGGGICQFSSILYHLALQSGLKILERYPHSMDIYKEEERFTPLGADCTVVYGYKDLKIQNLFPFPVQFKCEVDDNEVHMSLISPEEIVLNEIEFKYQEIEKGVWVETVSNSQTLFKNFYIRL; from the coding sequence ATGAAACAGCAATTAAAAAAATGGATTCCTTATTCATGGAAACTGCAGATAAAACTTGTGCAGCAGTATTTCAATGAACAAAGAAGCAATTATGCTTATCCCAGGGAATATCGTTCAGAAAATGTTGGAAAATATTCTATTAAACTCCGGCAGACTATTAAAAACGGAAGTTTTCATCATAATAAAATTCACAATTTAAAAGTTGTAGGCAGTAAGATCAATCATCTGGTCATTCATTCCGGTGAAGTATTCTCATTCTGGAAAATGATTGGGAGGCCGAGTGCAAAGAATAATTTCAAGGAAGGGCGGAACCTCATCAATAACACAATTTCAAGTGATTTTGGCGGCGGAATCTGCCAGTTCTCTTCTATCTTATATCATCTGGCCCTTCAATCCGGACTGAAAATCCTGGAAAGGTATCCGCATTCTATGGATATTTACAAGGAAGAGGAACGTTTTACTCCTTTGGGTGCAGACTGTACTGTTGTTTATGGCTACAAAGATCTTAAGATTCAGAATTTATTTCCGTTTCCTGTTCAGTTTAAATGCGAGGTAGATGATAATGAAGTTCATATGAGCCTGATCTCTCCCGAAGAAATCGTTTTAAACGAAATTGAGTTTAAATACCAGGAAATTGAAAAAGGAGTCTGGGTAGAAACAGTTAGCAATAGCCAAACTTTGTTTAAAAATTTTTATATTCGTTTATGA
- a CDS encoding acyl carrier protein phosphodiesterase codes for MNYLAHSFLTFTDGQIVGQFLEDFIRNRDRFSFPKDIKDGITLHRAIDTFTDSHPAIHEAKKVFAPLVRLYAGAFVDVSMDYFVANDLSLNSLAEWKAHSLRVYRILNENNEWLPENFKSMLVKMEQDDWLYNYRENWGIKFSIQNVLNKAKYLDKDIPVFEAFLNNKAFLQECYNDFFPDLLAHAKGINTLLQLEN; via the coding sequence ATGAATTATCTGGCTCATTCCTTTCTCACGTTCACTGACGGGCAAATTGTTGGCCAATTTTTGGAAGATTTTATCCGAAACAGGGACCGTTTTTCTTTCCCTAAGGATATTAAGGATGGTATTACATTACACAGAGCTATTGATACTTTCACAGACTCCCACCCTGCCATTCATGAAGCTAAAAAAGTTTTCGCTCCTTTGGTAAGACTTTATGCCGGAGCATTTGTGGATGTCTCTATGGATTATTTTGTAGCTAATGATCTTTCTCTAAATTCTCTTGCGGAATGGAAAGCTCATTCTTTACGGGTTTACAGAATTTTAAATGAAAATAACGAATGGCTCCCTGAAAATTTCAAAAGTATGCTGGTTAAAATGGAACAGGATGACTGGCTTTATAATTACCGCGAAAACTGGGGAATTAAATTCAGCATTCAAAATGTATTAAACAAAGCGAAGTACCTGGATAAAGACATTCCTGTTTTTGAAGCTTTTTTAAACAATAAAGCATTCCTGCAGGAATGCTATAATGATTTTTTTCCGGATCTACTGGCTCATGCAAAAGGGATTAATACCCTTCTTCAGCTTGAAAATTAA
- a CDS encoding DUF6702 family protein: MSRKFFLILLLPLTVIFQSFIKVNKENLHPYHVGSVEISYSSKSKTFEVTGRFFLDDLENGLGKKYGGTFHFNDEKYKAKLNEALSKYSQEYFKLKTDNKFLKVNYIGYEEDHESVNVYLESEPVSNPKKVEAAVSFLYNLFDDQINIVHIIVNGDRKSEKLIYPNRYLYKQF, translated from the coding sequence ATGTCACGTAAATTTTTTTTAATATTACTTCTCCCATTAACGGTTATTTTTCAAAGCTTTATAAAAGTAAATAAGGAGAACTTGCATCCCTATCATGTAGGATCTGTAGAGATCAGCTATAGCTCTAAGTCCAAAACCTTTGAAGTAACAGGCCGGTTTTTTCTGGATGACCTTGAAAATGGGCTTGGGAAGAAGTATGGCGGAACTTTTCATTTTAATGATGAGAAGTACAAGGCAAAATTGAATGAAGCGCTTTCTAAATATAGCCAGGAATATTTTAAATTAAAGACAGATAACAAATTTCTTAAAGTAAACTATATAGGTTACGAGGAAGATCATGAATCTGTAAATGTCTATCTCGAATCAGAACCTGTTTCCAATCCTAAAAAAGTAGAAGCAGCGGTGAGTTTCCTGTACAATCTTTTTGATGACCAGATCAATATAGTTCACATCATTGTAAACGGAGACAGGAAGAGTGAAAAATTAATCTATCCGAACCGTTACCTTTATAAACAGTTTTAA
- a CDS encoding S8/S53 family peptidase yields MDFKKLLSTKVSISYGGAKLLRNAAAAFLGLYSYGFYGQVQKLDSRFDYLLKNKESLNRGNVLKDLERDDMKLDKHLVVTSKGAQTMYSCIIYTKNPEKLKSDGFLVQSQLPTFSTALVSLEDIERLMELPYVTSVMGPTFDELHNDVSRAQSGASLLQDGVFNNTAYNGTGVLVGIFDSGIDWKHPDFRQVNDQTKSRIVSIWDQTLTPQGAETSPAGFTMGVEYTRAHIEDELDGTPTNFVRETDTNGHGTHVAGTVAGNGVGFANKRHKGFSSEADIVFVKGGNGSFPTTNTINALTYFKNVATALNKPIVVNMSIGGQNSAHDGTSSHEVAVDNFTSSAPGRVVVISAGNDYGIKLHRKVDIAAGAAQSYTFTVGSDTSAASIFSFIMYANDNSPVTAKLTAPDGQQYIQNISTNTTHSILGGGLTATMYNYWGSDNNKRYVQLVVSRVPGSTTNCQGNYTLEITNNGTQPITTHGWLYNQGLGTTLQNGDNEYIVGSPGNATSAITVASYLGRVSWMTALGAYGYPNTPQEMISPFSAQGPRVDNFQKPDITASGQAVISARSSNSAPAATNIIENTNYYVMNQGTSMSSPGVAGAVGLLLQANPTLTAAQVKSRLTSNARKDDATGNVPNVRWGYGKLDIYKAVTAEVGCVASNFETVTYDEPNITINAESNTTFSNAALAVRYTPTLTGKLGGVSFTTGSGVIPANQAVDIQVRKVNANGDPGDIVATKTISSWDTNIQRFTWNYVDLSSLNIQAVTGKDFYIVVNGIGGTVAMKNEATALSGRSKTSTDGTNWTARTFDLKMRALVYENIAEVKNLATSNQTKAGDIAAGYNYFTNACQLISRVEKEAASTVTGNITSKVWVDNVQPNYVARRYEINPAADAATATGKVTLYFKQADFDAYNATSGIKLPTSPTDDANKSNLVIEKYAGTSAGNVGTVASYGGTPTVITPNVADIVWNNTYQYWEVSFQTNGFGGYFVKTNATLGTGEVTKLNAGVSITPNPAKDIVNISLGGYSKGTVTIYDASGKLIKTETMNSSSNRMDVSSLVKGVYMFNIKLNDTTITKKVVKE; encoded by the coding sequence ATGGATTTTAAAAAACTACTTTCTACAAAAGTAAGCATTTCGTATGGAGGAGCGAAGCTTCTTAGGAATGCTGCGGCAGCTTTCTTAGGACTTTATTCCTATGGTTTTTATGGCCAGGTGCAGAAACTTGATTCACGCTTCGATTATTTGTTGAAAAATAAAGAGAGCCTGAATAGAGGAAACGTTTTAAAAGATTTGGAACGTGATGATATGAAATTAGATAAGCATTTGGTGGTTACCTCTAAAGGAGCACAAACAATGTATTCCTGCATTATTTATACTAAAAATCCTGAAAAACTTAAATCCGATGGATTTTTGGTACAGAGCCAGTTGCCTACTTTTTCAACTGCACTCGTGAGCCTTGAAGATATTGAGAGGCTTATGGAACTTCCTTATGTAACATCTGTTATGGGGCCTACATTTGATGAACTTCATAATGACGTAAGCAGAGCCCAGTCTGGAGCAAGCCTTTTACAGGATGGGGTTTTCAATAATACAGCTTATAACGGAACAGGAGTTCTTGTAGGAATCTTTGATTCGGGAATAGACTGGAAACATCCGGATTTCAGACAGGTTAATGATCAGACTAAAAGTAGAATTGTTTCAATTTGGGACCAGACTTTGACCCCTCAAGGTGCTGAGACTTCACCAGCAGGATTTACAATGGGTGTAGAGTATACAAGAGCACATATTGAAGATGAATTGGATGGTACTCCTACCAATTTTGTTCGCGAGACAGATACAAATGGACATGGAACCCATGTGGCAGGAACTGTTGCCGGAAATGGAGTAGGTTTCGCTAACAAAAGACATAAAGGATTTTCCTCTGAAGCAGATATAGTCTTTGTAAAAGGAGGAAATGGATCTTTTCCTACAACCAATACTATTAATGCCTTAACGTATTTTAAAAATGTTGCAACAGCATTGAATAAACCAATTGTTGTTAACATGAGTATTGGCGGGCAGAACAGCGCTCACGATGGAACGTCTTCTCATGAGGTAGCTGTAGATAATTTCACTTCATCAGCCCCCGGAAGAGTTGTTGTTATTTCTGCCGGTAATGATTATGGAATCAAGCTTCATAGGAAAGTAGATATAGCCGCTGGTGCAGCGCAGTCTTATACTTTTACGGTTGGTAGTGACACTTCAGCAGCATCGATATTTAGTTTTATCATGTATGCTAATGATAACTCACCGGTTACAGCAAAGTTAACTGCACCGGATGGCCAGCAGTATATACAAAATATAAGTACCAATACTACTCACAGTATATTAGGCGGTGGACTAACAGCAACAATGTACAATTATTGGGGAAGTGATAATAACAAACGTTATGTCCAGCTAGTAGTAAGCAGAGTTCCGGGGTCTACAACGAACTGTCAGGGAAATTATACGTTGGAAATTACAAATAACGGAACACAGCCTATTACTACACATGGTTGGCTTTATAACCAAGGATTGGGAACTACTTTGCAAAATGGGGATAATGAATATATTGTAGGATCTCCGGGGAACGCAACCAGTGCCATTACGGTAGCTTCTTATTTGGGCAGAGTCAGCTGGATGACAGCATTAGGAGCGTATGGGTATCCTAATACTCCACAGGAAATGATCTCTCCGTTTAGTGCGCAGGGACCTAGAGTGGATAATTTCCAGAAACCGGATATTACAGCTTCAGGACAGGCTGTAATTTCTGCGAGATCCAGTAATTCTGCACCTGCAGCCACAAATATTATTGAAAACACCAATTATTATGTGATGAACCAGGGGACCAGTATGTCTTCTCCGGGAGTTGCCGGAGCGGTAGGGCTATTGCTTCAGGCGAATCCAACCTTGACGGCAGCACAGGTTAAATCTCGCCTTACTTCTAATGCAAGAAAAGATGATGCAACAGGAAATGTTCCCAATGTAAGATGGGGATATGGAAAGTTAGATATTTATAAAGCTGTTACTGCTGAAGTAGGGTGTGTAGCATCTAATTTCGAGACTGTTACTTATGATGAACCTAATATCACCATTAATGCAGAATCTAATACTACTTTCAGTAATGCAGCGCTGGCAGTCCGTTACACACCAACATTAACGGGTAAATTGGGAGGAGTGTCATTTACGACAGGTTCAGGGGTAATTCCTGCCAATCAGGCTGTAGATATTCAGGTTAGAAAAGTGAATGCCAATGGAGACCCGGGAGATATTGTTGCTACAAAAACGATTTCATCATGGGATACCAATATACAAAGATTTACTTGGAACTATGTTGATTTATCCAGCTTAAATATTCAGGCGGTGACAGGTAAAGATTTCTATATCGTGGTCAACGGTATAGGCGGAACTGTAGCGATGAAAAATGAGGCCACTGCATTGAGCGGGCGCAGTAAAACATCAACGGATGGTACAAACTGGACTGCAAGAACTTTTGATCTTAAGATGAGAGCTCTTGTTTATGAAAATATAGCTGAGGTGAAAAACCTGGCAACTTCTAATCAGACAAAAGCAGGTGACATTGCTGCAGGTTATAATTATTTTACCAATGCTTGCCAATTAATTTCAAGAGTGGAAAAAGAAGCCGCAAGTACTGTAACAGGAAATATTACTTCAAAAGTATGGGTTGATAATGTTCAGCCTAATTATGTTGCAAGAAGATATGAGATTAATCCTGCTGCTGACGCTGCTACTGCCACAGGAAAAGTAACATTATATTTTAAACAGGCAGATTTTGATGCTTATAATGCAACAAGTGGTATTAAGCTTCCCACTTCACCTACTGATGATGCCAATAAATCTAATCTGGTTATTGAGAAATATGCAGGAACAAGTGCTGGAAATGTAGGAACCGTAGCTTCTTATGGAGGTACACCAACTGTTATTACTCCTAATGTCGCAGATATTGTTTGGAACAATACCTATCAATATTGGGAAGTAAGTTTCCAGACTAATGGTTTCGGGGGATATTTTGTTAAAACAAATGCAACTTTAGGTACAGGTGAGGTAACAAAACTGAATGCTGGAGTAAGCATTACACCAAACCCGGCTAAAGATATAGTAAATATTTCATTAGGAGGATATTCTAAAGGTACAGTAACTATTTACGATGCTTCAGGAAAACTGATTAAAACAGAAACAATGAACTCCAGCTCAAATAGAATGGATGTTTCATCATTGGTAAAAGGAGTATACATGTTTAATATTAAACTAAATGATACTACAATTACTAAAAAAGTAGTTAAAGAATAA
- a CDS encoding HupE/UreJ family protein — protein MQDFLFYLNLGWEHIISPDALDHQLFVLALIAVYSYSDWKKILILVTAFTIGHSITLALSILDVFRVPSDWVEFLIPLTIVLTSLDNIIMKNQKQTLMRANYYLALIFGLVHGMGFANTARVMIAKSQGITVPLLGFNIGLELGQIVIVGAILILLFILLTVFKVNKKDWILFVSSGVFALSLKMTLERIPF, from the coding sequence ATGCAGGATTTTCTATTTTATTTAAACCTGGGATGGGAACATATTATTTCCCCTGATGCTTTGGATCATCAACTTTTTGTTCTGGCACTGATTGCCGTTTATTCTTATAGTGACTGGAAAAAGATTCTGATTCTTGTAACGGCATTCACTATTGGACATTCCATTACATTAGCTTTAAGTATCCTTGATGTTTTCAGGGTGCCATCAGATTGGGTTGAGTTTTTAATTCCTTTAACCATCGTTCTGACTTCTCTGGACAATATTATTATGAAAAACCAGAAACAGACATTAATGCGAGCCAATTATTATCTTGCCCTGATTTTTGGGCTGGTTCACGGGATGGGCTTTGCCAATACAGCGAGAGTAATGATTGCTAAGAGCCAGGGCATTACGGTCCCGTTATTAGGATTTAATATTGGATTGGAATTGGGGCAGATTGTTATTGTTGGGGCAATTTTAATATTACTGTTTATTTTACTTACTGTTTTTAAGGTCAACAAAAAAGACTGGATCCTTTTTGTCTCCTCAGGAGTCTTTGCACTATCCTTAAAAATGACTTTGGAAAGAATTCCTTTCTAA